A single genomic interval of Flavihumibacter rivuli harbors:
- a CDS encoding Gfo/Idh/MocA family protein encodes MANSKNSSSRRKFLQNLGGTALLLGTHPLSTLANGQERIVELKPEKRITPNDRIRVAVIGTGIMGHQDLNTALKVPGVELAGACDLYAGRLERMKELYGKDIFVTNDYRAILDRKDIDAVIVATSDNWHARIATEALQKGKAVYLEKPMVHRITEGLPLIAAQKASGKVLQVGSQRVSSIVYAKAKELYLSGDIGKLNMIEASFDRQSALGAWQYTMPIDGSPETVSWDRYIAGTRKIPYDSKKFFWWRNYRDFGTGVAGDLFVHLLSGVHVITGSMGPVRIFSSGQLSHWKDGRDVPDVMTAIMEYPETPEHPAFQLSLKVNFISGGGDTHSIRLIGEEGVMEVKGNSLLVKHSLMPKAPGMGGWDALTTYPKAMQDALLQDYNSKYSAEDRKAPRKEDTQYKAPAGYNEHLDHFTNFFDAIRTGKPVVEDAAFGFRAAAPCLACNDSYFEKKIIQWDPVAMKVKDTKSK; translated from the coding sequence ATGGCCAACTCAAAAAATTCATCTTCCCGTAGAAAGTTCCTCCAGAACCTGGGAGGGACAGCCTTGCTATTAGGAACCCATCCATTGTCAACCCTGGCAAATGGCCAGGAAAGAATCGTGGAACTGAAGCCTGAAAAAAGGATCACCCCCAATGACAGGATAAGGGTTGCTGTAATTGGGACTGGTATCATGGGGCACCAGGATTTGAATACAGCATTAAAAGTTCCAGGTGTTGAACTGGCCGGTGCTTGCGACCTGTATGCCGGTCGCCTGGAAAGAATGAAGGAGTTGTATGGAAAGGACATTTTTGTTACCAATGATTACCGGGCTATCCTGGACCGGAAAGATATAGATGCTGTTATTGTTGCCACCAGCGATAACTGGCATGCGCGGATAGCAACAGAAGCGCTGCAGAAAGGAAAGGCGGTTTATTTGGAGAAGCCCATGGTTCATAGGATAACTGAGGGTTTACCGTTGATAGCTGCGCAAAAAGCAAGTGGGAAAGTGCTACAGGTGGGAAGCCAGCGCGTGAGTAGTATTGTTTATGCCAAAGCCAAAGAGTTGTACCTGTCGGGGGATATCGGGAAGTTAAATATGATTGAGGCTTCTTTTGACAGGCAAAGTGCATTGGGTGCCTGGCAATACACCATGCCCATTGATGGGTCCCCCGAAACGGTAAGTTGGGATAGGTATATTGCCGGGACGAGAAAGATCCCATATGACAGTAAGAAATTCTTTTGGTGGAGGAACTATCGCGATTTTGGTACCGGCGTGGCAGGTGACCTTTTTGTGCACCTTCTTTCGGGGGTCCATGTGATCACAGGTTCCATGGGACCAGTAAGGATTTTTTCTTCAGGTCAGTTGTCCCATTGGAAAGATGGTCGTGATGTTCCGGATGTGATGACTGCCATCATGGAATATCCGGAAACTCCTGAACATCCTGCATTCCAGCTTTCCCTGAAAGTAAATTTCATCAGTGGGGGAGGAGATACGCATTCCATCCGTTTGATTGGCGAGGAAGGGGTGATGGAGGTGAAAGGGAATAGTTTATTGGTCAAGCATAGCCTGATGCCAAAAGCACCGGGAATGGGTGGCTGGGATGCTCTTACCACCTATCCCAAGGCCATGCAGGATGCATTATTGCAGGATTATAATAGTAAGTATTCAGCCGAGGATAGAAAAGCTCCAAGGAAAGAAGATACCCAATACAAGGCACCTGCAGGGTACAATGAACACCTCGATCATTTTACCAATTTCTTTGATGCCATCAGGACTGGCAAGCCTGTAGTAGAAGATGCCGCATTTGGTTTCAGGGCCGCGGCCCCTTGTTTGGCCTGTAATGACTCTTACTTTGAAAAGAAGATCATCCAGTGGGATCCTGTAGCCATGAAAGTAAAGGATACAAAATCAAAATAG
- the mgrA gene encoding L-glyceraldehyde 3-phosphate reductase gives MTYLPNPGRYSTMEYRRCGKSGLKLPAVSLGLWHNFGEIDPMSNIKAILRRAFDAGITHFDLANNYGKPAGSAEENFGKVMKTDFRDHRDELVISTKAGWPMWPGPYGDFGSRKYLVASLDQSLKRMGLDYVDIFYHHRPDPETPLEETMAALDHIVRQGKALYVGISSYPPEETRKAAAILKQLGTPCLIHQPKYSMFDRWVENGLLDALGEEGIGCIPFSPLAQGLLTDKYLNGIPQQSRAARDLGNGAMEGDQITEANIARVRKLNELAVERAQSLAQMALAWILKDPRVSSVLIGVSRPDQVDDSLKCLANYRFSEEELNRINSILR, from the coding sequence ATGACTTATTTACCTAATCCAGGACGGTATTCGACAATGGAATACCGTCGTTGCGGGAAGTCGGGCTTGAAGCTGCCGGCGGTTTCCCTGGGCTTGTGGCACAACTTCGGTGAGATCGACCCCATGTCTAATATCAAGGCGATTTTGCGCAGGGCCTTTGATGCGGGGATTACGCATTTTGACTTGGCTAATAATTATGGCAAGCCTGCCGGTTCAGCAGAGGAGAACTTCGGGAAAGTTATGAAGACCGATTTCAGGGACCATCGTGATGAACTCGTGATCTCAACCAAGGCTGGTTGGCCAATGTGGCCGGGGCCCTATGGTGATTTTGGATCAAGGAAATACCTGGTCGCCAGTTTGGACCAAAGCCTGAAAAGGATGGGGTTGGACTATGTTGATATATTTTATCACCACCGCCCTGACCCTGAAACTCCCCTTGAAGAAACAATGGCTGCTCTCGACCATATTGTCAGGCAAGGAAAGGCGTTGTATGTTGGGATCTCGAGTTATCCGCCGGAGGAAACCCGGAAAGCTGCGGCAATCCTTAAGCAGTTGGGTACCCCATGCCTGATCCATCAGCCAAAATATTCCATGTTTGACCGATGGGTGGAAAATGGATTATTGGATGCCTTAGGTGAGGAGGGCATTGGTTGTATCCCGTTTTCACCGCTTGCCCAGGGCTTGCTGACGGATAAGTATTTGAATGGCATTCCACAACAGTCAAGGGCTGCCAGGGACCTGGGTAATGGGGCCATGGAAGGCGACCAGATTACCGAGGCTAATATTGCCAGGGTACGGAAATTGAATGAGTTGGCTGTTGAGCGGGCACAGAGCCTTGCCCAAATGGCATTGGCCTGGATTTTAAAGGATCCCCGGGTTAGTTCCGTCCTGATTGGTGTCAGCAGGCCAGACCAGGTTGATGATTCCCTGAAATGCCTTGCTAATTACAGGTTTAGTGAAGAAGAGTTGAATAGGATCAATTCTATTTTAAGATAA
- a CDS encoding MATE family efflux transporter produces MRNEAIKTIKLALPIIIGEIAQMALHLIDTAMVGAINYKQLAASSLVMNAMGIPFVLGIGMTISVSQMVSMAHGRKDKGMVAHYLYNGFILCAVTAILISLGLIGLRFTLRYMGQDPEVVELAIPFMGLMGLSIIPMLLFMTLKQFTDGLEFTRTAMILSLGGMPLNIFINWLLIYGNWGFPRLELMGAGWGTLITRTLMFLVLGLVILKHKTFRPFMNERKQQWYIRKKTIKELLHIGIPSSLQIGMEAGAFAVSGIIIGTLGAVSQAAHQIALSCASFTFMVSMGLAQAGSIRVSNAFGRGDWERIAIIGKSTLYTALIYGLFCAFVFAIFRSQLPFLFNDEPGVVDLAALLLLFAAVFQISDSTQAIGAGLLRGIKDVRVPTILVTVAYWVIGIPSGWLMAFVFKMGTAGMWLGLIVGLTMASLFLIWRFLHMAKVNQQAEASMQGEKVIA; encoded by the coding sequence ATGAGGAATGAAGCAATTAAGACAATTAAACTGGCCCTTCCCATTATCATTGGGGAGATTGCCCAGATGGCCCTACACCTGATCGATACGGCTATGGTGGGTGCCATCAATTACAAGCAACTGGCTGCATCCTCATTGGTTATGAACGCCATGGGTATACCTTTTGTATTGGGAATAGGAATGACCATTTCCGTTTCCCAAATGGTTTCAATGGCCCATGGCAGGAAGGATAAGGGGATGGTTGCCCACTATTTGTACAATGGCTTCATCTTATGCGCCGTTACCGCTATCCTGATCTCCCTTGGGTTGATTGGCCTGAGGTTTACCTTGAGGTATATGGGACAGGATCCTGAAGTGGTGGAGTTGGCAATTCCGTTCATGGGACTGATGGGTTTATCCATTATCCCAATGTTGCTATTCATGACCCTGAAGCAGTTTACGGATGGGTTAGAATTCACAAGGACCGCGATGATCCTTTCTTTGGGAGGAATGCCGCTGAATATTTTCATCAACTGGTTACTGATCTATGGAAACTGGGGTTTTCCCCGGCTTGAGTTAATGGGTGCAGGTTGGGGTACATTAATAACCCGTACCCTTATGTTCTTAGTACTTGGCCTGGTGATACTGAAGCATAAAACCTTCCGTCCTTTTATGAACGAAAGAAAGCAGCAATGGTATATCAGGAAGAAGACCATTAAGGAATTGCTCCATATTGGTATACCCAGCAGTCTGCAGATTGGAATGGAAGCTGGTGCCTTTGCCGTATCAGGTATCATTATTGGTACCCTGGGGGCAGTTTCCCAGGCGGCACACCAGATCGCGCTGAGTTGCGCCTCTTTTACTTTCATGGTTTCAATGGGCCTTGCACAGGCAGGATCCATCAGGGTAAGTAATGCCTTCGGCCGTGGGGATTGGGAAAGGATCGCGATCATTGGGAAGAGTACTTTATATACAGCGCTTATTTACGGTCTTTTCTGCGCCTTTGTATTTGCCATCTTCAGATCCCAATTGCCTTTCTTGTTCAATGATGAACCTGGCGTGGTGGATTTGGCTGCCCTTCTATTGCTTTTTGCGGCCGTCTTCCAGATATCAGACAGTACCCAGGCAATTGGTGCAGGTTTGCTGAGGGGGATAAAGGATGTGCGGGTTCCTACCATCCTGGTAACCGTGGCTTATTGGGTAATTGGAATCCCTTCAGGTTGGCTGATGGCCTTTGTATTTAAAATGGGGACAGCAGGAATGTGGTTGGGACTGATCGTTGGCCTAACCATGGCTTCACTCTTCCTAATCTGGCGGTTCCTTCATATGGCCAAGGTGAATCAACAGGCGGAAGCCTCCATGCAGGGTGAAAAGGTAATAGCCTGA